From the genome of Thermococcus chitonophagus, one region includes:
- a CDS encoding FKBP-type peptidyl-prolyl cis-trans isomerase, producing MKVERGDVIRLHYTGKVKETGEIFDTTYEDIAKEAGIYNPKGIYGPVPIAVGAGHVISGLDKRLVGLEVGKKYTIEVPPEEGFGLRDPKLIKVFTLGQFRRQGIVPFPGLEVEVTTEDGRKLKGRVLTVSGGRVRVDFNHPLAGKTLVYEVEIVEKIEDPIEKIKALIELRLPMVDKDNVMIEVGEKDVKIDFTKVNIDPKTLILGEILLESDIKFIGYEKVEFKPTVEELLKPKEQTSEENIEESPKEENENVENTSSSDHEE from the coding sequence ATGAAGGTAGAAAGAGGAGATGTTATAAGGCTACACTATACTGGCAAGGTTAAGGAGACCGGAGAAATTTTTGACACAACTTATGAGGACATTGCTAAAGAGGCCGGAATTTACAACCCCAAAGGGATCTATGGACCGGTTCCAATTGCTGTTGGTGCTGGTCATGTGATATCAGGACTCGACAAGAGGCTTGTTGGGCTTGAGGTGGGGAAGAAGTACACGATAGAAGTCCCACCTGAGGAGGGGTTTGGTCTAAGGGATCCCAAACTAATCAAAGTATTTACACTTGGCCAATTCAGAAGGCAAGGCATAGTTCCGTTCCCAGGCTTGGAGGTGGAGGTAACTACTGAAGATGGAAGAAAACTAAAGGGTAGGGTGTTAACTGTAAGTGGTGGAAGGGTTAGAGTAGACTTTAACCACCCCCTAGCAGGAAAGACACTTGTTTACGAGGTTGAGATAGTTGAAAAGATAGAGGATCCAATAGAGAAAATTAAGGCTCTGATAGAACTTAGGCTACCCATGGTTGACAAAGATAATGTCATGATTGAAGTTGGGGAGAAAGATGTAAAGATAGACTTCACGAAGGTTAATATTGATCCAAAGACCCTTATCTTGGGGGAAATTTTGCTTGAAAGCGATATAAAGTTCATAGGATATGAGAAAGTCGAGTTCAAGCCTACTGTAGAGGAGCTTCTTAAGCCCAAAGAGCAGACTAGTGAGGAAAATATTGAAGAATCTCCTAAAGAAGAGAACGAGAATGTTGAAAATACCAGCTCAAGTGACCATGAAGAGTGA
- a CDS encoding S-layer protein produces MKVKKIAALAVGAAVAGATLGFASAQPQVPEIPKEFFVKDGQPNVKIVVGSEGAAMDVVSAADIAAAIGSLLYTEKDVKVEDVSVVVKKDITEPVAKIPVFDNYGASQPAMEADANPKTVDAWWNGSYDSNGNPYFNVNYTTSAWDGGTYTTPVSIKLSDIGALGGYDLDANLTLTNITLDNLASSDIDQVDEFKDFKVNITSVVANVSLVIYNYTLQGSPETDPITKETTTPTDNLITNLYLTDATLGKYYSDYSGYTITGREIIKNGTYAGDTLKLFGQTFSILAVGKNLITNQSCGNCFTYGTEYEEKFYERGDTESFDGYKVTILDIDTQREKALVKITSPSGEEITDTLYKDEPKVFFDGGIRIVLLDTFVGVAGTQSVKIKVWTNLKVLESGDDMPGLTGWKAVFNVTDTADGPAIKWFALENEDVLSGDTVKLFDQYVVDYKADIKKKEASDGTEYATLTAYVYVEPAEKQYDVAEVSKGDEIDDTGYVVDSVDVKLSPEETYIPSKLTEPITVLDTEIMEQGLENVKSNLILVGGPVVNKVTAALADALGVPETYEEWAANETLKEGVVIYKPECSKIGGYGVVLVAGADREGTRAAAEALLKYISEEL; encoded by the coding sequence ATGAAGGTTAAGAAGATCGCGGCACTTGCGGTTGGTGCCGCAGTAGCTGGTGCAACCCTTGGCTTTGCATCAGCTCAGCCTCAGGTTCCCGAGATTCCAAAGGAGTTCTTCGTTAAGGACGGTCAGCCAAACGTTAAGATCGTCGTTGGTAGCGAAGGAGCTGCCATGGATGTTGTGAGCGCCGCTGACATTGCGGCTGCTATCGGAAGCTTACTCTACACAGAGAAGGATGTAAAGGTTGAGGACGTTAGCGTTGTTGTTAAGAAGGACATCACTGAGCCAGTTGCTAAGATCCCCGTCTTCGACAACTACGGTGCAAGCCAGCCTGCAATGGAAGCTGATGCAAATCCAAAGACTGTAGATGCTTGGTGGAACGGTTCATATGACAGCAATGGTAACCCATACTTCAACGTTAACTATACTACCTCAGCTTGGGACGGTGGTACCTACACCACCCCAGTTAGCATAAAGCTTAGCGACATTGGTGCTCTCGGAGGCTATGACCTTGATGCAAACCTCACACTCACAAACATCACACTAGATAATCTTGCTTCCTCTGACATTGACCAGGTTGATGAGTTCAAGGACTTCAAGGTCAACATAACAAGTGTCGTTGCAAACGTTTCATTAGTAATCTACAACTACACCCTCCAGGGTTCACCCGAGACAGACCCAATAACCAAGGAGACCACAACACCAACTGACAATCTTATAACCAACCTGTACCTTACTGATGCAACCCTAGGAAAGTACTACTCAGACTACAGCGGTTATACGATTACTGGAAGGGAAATTATCAAGAACGGTACATACGCTGGTGACACTCTCAAGCTGTTTGGACAGACATTCTCAATCCTAGCAGTTGGAAAGAACCTTATTACCAACCAGAGCTGTGGTAACTGTTTCACCTACGGTACCGAGTATGAAGAGAAGTTCTATGAGAGGGGAGACACTGAGAGCTTTGACGGATATAAGGTCACAATCCTCGACATTGACACTCAGAGAGAGAAGGCATTAGTCAAGATAACGAGCCCAAGCGGTGAAGAGATAACTGACACTCTCTACAAGGATGAGCCGAAGGTATTCTTCGACGGAGGAATTAGAATTGTGCTCCTTGACACCTTCGTAGGTGTCGCTGGAACTCAGTCAGTGAAGATCAAGGTATGGACTAACCTTAAGGTCCTTGAGAGCGGAGATGACATGCCTGGTCTCACCGGATGGAAGGCAGTGTTCAACGTTACTGATACTGCTGATGGACCTGCAATCAAGTGGTTTGCACTTGAGAACGAGGATGTCCTTTCAGGTGACACAGTCAAGCTCTTTGACCAGTATGTAGTTGACTACAAGGCAGATATCAAGAAGAAGGAGGCTAGCGATGGAACTGAGTATGCAACTCTAACTGCATACGTGTACGTCGAGCCTGCAGAGAAGCAGTATGACGTTGCAGAAGTTTCAAAAGGCGATGAGATTGATGACACTGGCTACGTAGTTGATAGCGTCGATGTCAAGCTCAGCCCAGAGGAGACCTACATACCAAGCAAGCTTACTGAGCCAATAACAGTCCTTGACACTGAGATCATGGAGCAGGGTCTCGAAAACGTCAAGAGCAACCTCATCCTTGTCGGTGGTCCAGTCGTCAACAAGGTAACTGCTGCCCTTGCAGATGCCCTTGGAGTCCCAGAGACCTACGAGGAGTGGGCAGCCAACGAGACACTTAAGGAGGGTGTTGTCATCTACAAGCCAGAGTGTAGCAAGATCGGTGGCTACGGTGTTGTCCTAGTTGCCGGTGCTGACAGGGAAGGAACCAGGGCTGCCGCAGAGGCACTACTCAAGTACATCTCAGAAGAGCTCTGA
- the amrS gene encoding AmmeMemoRadiSam system radical SAM enzyme produces the protein MKEAKYWEPLGDGRVRCKLCPLNCIISEGKRGSCKVRVNIGGRLYTLNYGKVSSIALDPIEKKPLFHFWPGSCAFSIGTVGCNMHCKHCQNWEISQADETFPYLQDATPEAIVKLAKHYECESIAYTYNEPTIWYEFVLDTAKLAKREGLYNVLVTNGYINEEPFRELAPYIDAMNIDIKAFNDEFYMKIASVPSGEPSRRTAEIAKKEFGIHVELTYLIIPTLNDREEEIRAFVRWVVSSLGNDTPVHFSRFFPHYKLLNLPPTPIETLEKAYKIAKEEGLKFVYLGNVPGHKGENTYCPRCGRLLIERWGFEILRYEIQDGRCKYCGERIPVVGYYKRKKYRGMWW, from the coding sequence ATGAAGGAGGCAAAATACTGGGAACCCCTGGGGGATGGGAGAGTTAGGTGCAAACTTTGCCCCCTAAATTGCATAATTAGTGAGGGAAAGAGAGGCTCATGTAAGGTTAGGGTGAATATTGGGGGGAGACTATACACTCTGAATTATGGTAAAGTCTCATCCATAGCTCTCGATCCAATAGAGAAGAAGCCCCTATTCCACTTCTGGCCAGGATCATGCGCATTTTCTATAGGAACCGTAGGGTGTAACATGCACTGTAAGCACTGCCAGAACTGGGAAATTAGTCAGGCCGATGAAACTTTTCCCTACTTGCAAGATGCTACCCCCGAGGCAATCGTTAAACTTGCAAAACACTATGAGTGCGAGAGCATAGCCTACACTTACAACGAGCCAACTATATGGTACGAATTCGTCCTCGATACCGCGAAGCTCGCCAAGAGGGAAGGCCTATATAATGTATTAGTAACCAACGGCTACATCAACGAGGAACCCTTCAGGGAGCTTGCCCCCTACATAGATGCCATGAACATAGACATAAAGGCCTTCAATGACGAGTTCTACATGAAGATAGCTAGCGTGCCCAGCGGAGAACCCAGCAGAAGGACAGCTGAAATTGCTAAGAAAGAATTCGGAATACACGTTGAGCTTACTTACCTCATAATTCCCACATTAAACGACAGGGAGGAGGAAATTAGGGCTTTCGTCAGATGGGTCGTTAGTAGCCTAGGTAATGATACTCCAGTTCACTTCTCTAGGTTCTTCCCTCACTACAAACTTCTCAACCTACCTCCAACTCCGATCGAAACTTTGGAAAAAGCTTATAAGATAGCTAAAGAGGAAGGGTTGAAGTTTGTGTACCTAGGAAATGTGCCCGGACACAAGGGCGAGAACACCTACTGTCCAAGGTGTGGAAGATTGCTGATAGAAAGGTGGGGTTTCGAGATCCTACGGTATGAGATACAGGATGGGAGATGCAAATACTGTGGAGAAAGGATTCCTGTAGTGGGATATTATAAAAGGAAGAAATATAGAGGAATGTGGTGGTAA